A genomic region of Ktedonobacteraceae bacterium contains the following coding sequences:
- a CDS encoding cellulase family glycosylhydrolase — protein sequence MPRLLKIVLLGVVVMIIVAGVLWFGPEHVKGEPGVTSFHENSSRAGLSTVNEVPEGRASPTARVSPTQKPAPTITPVPTQQPSPTATVPVTPTPVPSMREAYALGPYTVQGNLILAADGKPYLFHGIGRDGLEYSCTGDGHFDSQELAYMGSGTNRAGITYWRANTVRLPLSEGFWLYGQSSPACTATQYRALVKQVVNALTALRLNVILDLQWSDAGGQSLQGGGPWAMPDADSVTFWQQVAGIYGSYSNVLFELFNEPHPSSWTCWLSACTITGQAYSADCHCTKTLTFDSVGMQALVDAVRNTGATNLVLVAGMDWGFNLSQVGVYHISGSNVVYDTHPYPYTEKMPSSWNAAFGAISNTYPVISAESGEYDCGTSFMSKLLTYFDAHHIGWVAWAWVVQGSPCGYPQLIENYHGTPVPGMGQLVYARLRGYV from the coding sequence ATGCCACGTTTATTGAAGATTGTATTGTTGGGTGTGGTGGTGATGATAATTGTCGCGGGAGTTTTATGGTTTGGCCCTGAGCATGTTAAGGGAGAGCCAGGTGTAACGAGCTTTCATGAGAATTCCAGTCGGGCAGGACTAAGTACTGTAAATGAGGTTCCTGAAGGAAGAGCCTCGCCAACTGCGCGTGTAAGCCCAACGCAGAAACCTGCGCCGACTATCACACCGGTGCCTACGCAACAGCCGTCACCAACAGCCACTGTTCCTGTTACTCCAACCCCTGTTCCCTCAATGAGGGAGGCTTACGCGTTGGGTCCATATACGGTTCAGGGCAATCTTATCCTGGCCGCCGATGGGAAACCATATCTGTTTCATGGCATAGGACGTGATGGGCTTGAATATTCCTGTACCGGCGATGGGCATTTTGACTCCCAGGAACTAGCATATATGGGCTCCGGTACGAATCGGGCCGGTATAACCTATTGGAGAGCGAATACTGTGCGCCTTCCGCTCTCCGAGGGCTTCTGGCTCTATGGTCAATCTTCCCCGGCATGTACCGCGACGCAGTACCGGGCCCTTGTCAAGCAGGTCGTGAATGCGCTGACGGCATTGAGATTGAATGTTATCCTTGATCTGCAATGGTCGGATGCCGGTGGTCAATCACTGCAGGGCGGCGGACCGTGGGCAATGCCGGATGCTGATAGCGTCACGTTCTGGCAGCAGGTAGCGGGAATATATGGCAGCTATTCAAATGTCCTGTTCGAGCTATTTAACGAGCCGCATCCATCTTCCTGGACGTGCTGGCTATCCGCGTGTACCATCACCGGCCAGGCTTATTCGGCTGATTGCCACTGCACAAAGACATTGACTTTTGATAGTGTGGGTATGCAGGCATTGGTGGATGCAGTACGTAATACAGGCGCGACAAACCTGGTGCTGGTGGCTGGTATGGACTGGGGTTTTAACTTGAGCCAGGTAGGCGTGTACCACATTAGCGGCTCGAATGTGGTGTATGATACCCATCCCTATCCCTATACTGAGAAAATGCCGTCGAGCTGGAATGCGGCATTCGGGGCAATCAGCAATACGTACCCCGTGATATCGGCTGAAAGCGGCGAGTACGATTGCGGCACAAGTTTTATGAGCAAATTGCTCACTTACTTCGATGCGCATCATATCGGCTGGGTGGCATGGGCCTGGGTCGTGCAAGGTTCTCCATGCGGCTATCCCCAGCTCATCGAGAATTATCATGGAACACCGGTGCCCGGAATGGGCCAGTTGGTGTATGCACGATTACGGGGATATGTTTAG
- a CDS encoding MiaB/RimO family radical SAM methylthiotransferase: MTTTTNIARGKYHIWTVGCQMNQADSQRIQTMLDEMGWEETSMDQANLVILNTCSVRKAPEEKAHNQLAQLKHAKAKRSDLLVALMGCMIGNQKTIDELSRRYPHIDLFMKVEQADILPRFLEERWTPISGAGCLDIEYAPPDEDIPVEPIERLLPTFATSTSTIGKRTVLPMAITPKPGERTAHYPTKIEPAKASPTAWLPVILGCNKVCTYCIVPYRRGRERSRPVEELVTEARSLVARGAKELTLLGQTVEAYGLDLPDKPDLAVLMSHLSEIDGLERIRFMTSYPRHMNDSMIERMAALPKVCEHVNIPVQAGDDAVLKRMKRGYTIDEYRDRIQRLRALWPGVSLSTDIIVGFCGETEEEFQHTLDLLEEIRFDVVHVAAYSVRPGTVAARWEDDVPLAEKKRRLHAVEELQASIALDLNRPHIGKIEEVLVEDTNYSHGRMQWKGRNRTNKLVFFPQPGEETFEDGAPPADWSQAPRVIQPGDLVQVRIERATAWSLQGCAVA, from the coding sequence ATGACTACGACGACGAATATCGCACGCGGGAAATATCATATCTGGACCGTGGGGTGCCAGATGAATCAGGCCGATTCCCAGCGCATACAGACGATGCTCGATGAAATGGGGTGGGAAGAGACCAGTATGGATCAGGCCAACCTCGTCATTCTCAATACGTGCAGCGTTCGTAAGGCGCCGGAAGAGAAGGCGCATAACCAGCTGGCGCAACTCAAGCATGCCAAGGCCAAACGCAGTGACTTGCTCGTCGCTCTCATGGGCTGCATGATCGGTAACCAGAAGACCATCGACGAATTGAGCAGGCGCTACCCACATATCGACCTCTTCATGAAGGTTGAGCAAGCTGATATTCTGCCACGTTTCCTGGAGGAGCGCTGGACGCCTATCTCAGGCGCGGGCTGTCTCGACATAGAATATGCGCCTCCCGATGAGGATATTCCGGTCGAGCCTATTGAGCGCCTCCTGCCGACATTTGCCACCTCAACCAGTACCATTGGCAAGCGCACAGTGCTACCGATGGCAATCACGCCGAAGCCGGGCGAGCGCACGGCCCATTATCCTACCAAAATCGAACCGGCAAAAGCGAGTCCAACCGCCTGGTTGCCCGTGATTCTAGGCTGCAACAAGGTCTGCACCTACTGCATCGTGCCCTATCGCCGTGGTCGCGAGCGCAGCCGTCCCGTGGAGGAGCTGGTTACCGAGGCGCGCTCGCTGGTCGCCAGGGGCGCGAAGGAATTGACGCTGCTTGGACAGACTGTTGAAGCCTATGGATTGGATTTGCCGGATAAGCCCGACCTTGCCGTACTGATGAGCCACCTTAGCGAGATCGACGGCCTGGAGCGTATTCGTTTCATGACTTCATACCCGCGCCACATGAACGATAGCATGATCGAGCGTATGGCAGCGTTACCAAAAGTCTGCGAGCACGTCAATATTCCTGTACAGGCCGGAGATGATGCCGTACTCAAGCGCATGAAACGTGGCTATACCATCGATGAGTACCGCGACCGCATTCAAAGGCTACGCGCACTGTGGCCGGGTGTATCGCTTTCCACCGATATCATCGTGGGCTTCTGTGGAGAAACTGAGGAGGAGTTCCAGCACACGCTCGATTTGCTTGAAGAAATCCGTTTCGACGTTGTACATGTCGCGGCATACTCGGTACGTCCTGGAACCGTAGCTGCGCGCTGGGAAGATGATGTGCCATTAGCAGAAAAGAAACGTCGCTTGCATGCCGTGGAGGAGCTACAGGCATCCATCGCGCTCGACTTGAACCGCCCGCATATCGGCAAGATCGAGGAAGTACTGGTCGAGGACACGAACTATTCGCATGGTCGCATGCAATGGAAAGGGCGCAATCGCACGAACAAACTGGTCTTTTTCCCGCAGCCCGGCGAGGAGACTTTCGAAGATGGAGCACCACCAGCTGATTGGAGCCAGGCGCCGCGTGTTATTCAGCCCGGCGATCTTGTGCAGGTACGCATAGAACGAGCAACAGCGTGGTCTTTGCAGGGATGTGCAGTCGCATAG
- a CDS encoding tetratricopeptide repeat protein — MTQQTQSAEEKARLKKQWTEMAIQQALASQWEDAVVTNRNILNLFPNDPEAYNRLGKAYSELGQYTEARQAYSQTLKFSPNNTIAKKNLDRLSMLGETPVQIHTGVERIDPRLFIEETGKTGMTELINLAPTSVLATVGVGDRVNLHVNGHTIFVQNAAGEDIGQIEPRLSNRLINFMEGGNRYAAAILNMDNGKVRLIIREEYQHPSMFGKVSFPSQGGGDTIRAYIKDSMLRYDREDDEDIANDDEYYDGTDEAEEMTEIDFEGSVEGEE; from the coding sequence ATGACACAACAAACACAATCGGCTGAAGAGAAAGCACGCTTGAAAAAACAATGGACGGAAATGGCCATTCAACAGGCGCTGGCGAGTCAATGGGAAGATGCAGTCGTTACGAACAGGAATATCTTGAATCTCTTTCCTAACGATCCTGAAGCCTACAACCGTCTGGGTAAAGCCTACAGCGAACTGGGACAGTATACCGAGGCCCGGCAAGCTTATTCCCAGACCTTGAAATTTAGCCCAAACAATACCATTGCTAAAAAGAATCTGGACCGGCTCTCAATGCTTGGAGAAACTCCTGTGCAGATTCATACAGGGGTCGAGCGCATCGATCCACGGCTCTTCATTGAAGAGACCGGCAAAACCGGCATGACGGAGTTGATCAACCTTGCTCCCACTTCTGTCCTCGCAACGGTGGGCGTGGGCGACCGGGTAAATTTGCATGTCAATGGGCACACGATATTTGTGCAGAACGCCGCCGGAGAGGACATAGGTCAGATAGAGCCGCGTCTTTCTAACCGCCTGATCAACTTTATGGAGGGTGGCAATCGCTACGCCGCCGCGATTCTTAATATGGATAATGGCAAGGTGCGTTTGATCATACGCGAGGAGTACCAGCATCCCAGCATGTTCGGCAAAGTTAGCTTCCCGTCTCAGGGCGGTGGCGACACGATCCGGGCATACATCAAGGACAGCATGCTGCGCTATGATCGCGAGGATGACGAAGATATCGCCAATGATGATGAATACTACGACGGCACCGACGAAGCCGAAGAAATGACCGAGATTGATTTCGAAGGCAGCGTAGAGGGTGAAGAATAA
- a CDS encoding helix-turn-helix domain-containing protein: MSSSPSPTSSASVRNILTLLVAQDAQLVAGAGGLERKVVWATRMRARLPAFESVRGGELALLALSLLRRHDETLPHVLQSLHQEGITAIAVAAPSIEALGQESLTLANQLHLPLILLPLSAPLEEIEREVITFVVGFRGEIERRATEISHRLMQLSIQGTGIKGLCEQLARSCEKWVVLRDAEQHILYQIPPSEEHSQALPAELSDENLRQANLTRITVPIQIRHETVGYLSLIGGDSDFDHLERLILGQVVPILALEFAHERERSEVETRYQAEAFMDVLQGNYQQADEMLARARLLGHDLAVPQVVVIFEVAPAEPEYPVDSFSQWHRRIRDELLRVWPSCWILAEQRRVTALLPYQPNGNNPEALRDCEQIIFKRLERVQARVQQNMGSNGSLPAYSAGIGHLARSLPDIPQSYREARQALEIGQRLFGEGNLHSFARLGIYRLLFHLHGQKELTDFYHETLGPLLDSDNRSNGALIETLEGFFRCNGNLSETARTMHLHRNSLLYRLGRIEELLGRSLEDPELRLSLQIALKVRHLFPENKKDS, from the coding sequence ATGAGCAGTTCGCCTTCCCCCACATCTTCGGCCTCTGTCCGTAACATTCTTACTCTCCTGGTCGCACAAGATGCGCAACTGGTTGCAGGAGCGGGAGGATTGGAACGCAAGGTCGTATGGGCCACTCGTATGCGAGCACGCCTTCCAGCATTTGAAAGCGTGCGTGGAGGGGAACTCGCTCTGCTGGCACTCTCACTATTACGTCGTCATGATGAAACCCTACCACATGTACTGCAAAGCCTGCATCAGGAGGGGATTACCGCTATTGCCGTCGCTGCTCCATCCATCGAAGCTCTCGGACAAGAATCCCTCACCCTTGCAAACCAGCTACATTTGCCTTTAATCCTCCTTCCTCTATCGGCTCCCCTGGAAGAGATCGAACGCGAAGTCATCACTTTTGTCGTTGGTTTCCGGGGTGAAATCGAACGTAGAGCGACTGAAATCTCGCACCGGCTCATGCAATTGAGCATTCAGGGTACAGGTATCAAGGGCCTGTGCGAACAACTCGCACGCAGTTGCGAAAAATGGGTCGTTTTGCGAGACGCGGAGCAGCATATTCTCTATCAGATACCACCCTCAGAGGAGCATAGCCAGGCGCTGCCGGCAGAATTGTCGGACGAAAATTTGCGGCAGGCCAACTTAACGCGCATCACGGTCCCAATTCAGATCCGCCATGAAACAGTAGGCTACCTCTCACTCATCGGCGGGGATAGCGATTTCGACCACCTTGAGCGCCTCATCCTGGGGCAGGTCGTGCCCATCCTGGCACTGGAATTCGCGCACGAACGCGAGCGCAGCGAGGTCGAAACACGCTATCAAGCCGAGGCGTTCATGGATGTTTTGCAGGGCAATTACCAGCAAGCTGACGAAATGTTAGCGCGCGCCCGTTTACTTGGCCACGACCTCGCCGTCCCCCAGGTCGTCGTCATCTTCGAAGTTGCTCCTGCCGAACCAGAATATCCCGTCGATAGCTTCTCGCAATGGCATAGAAGGATTCGTGATGAGCTGTTGCGGGTGTGGCCATCTTGCTGGATACTCGCGGAGCAGCGCCGCGTTACAGCTCTACTGCCCTACCAGCCCAATGGCAATAACCCGGAAGCACTACGCGACTGCGAGCAAATCATCTTCAAACGCCTGGAGCGGGTACAGGCGCGAGTGCAGCAGAACATGGGAAGCAATGGCAGCCTGCCGGCGTATTCGGCGGGCATCGGCCATCTCGCCAGAAGTCTGCCTGATATCCCCCAATCCTATCGTGAGGCGCGGCAAGCTCTGGAGATCGGACAGAGGCTCTTCGGCGAGGGCAACTTGCATTCATTCGCTCGTCTAGGCATCTATCGTCTCCTGTTCCATCTCCATGGTCAGAAGGAACTCACCGATTTTTACCATGAAACATTAGGCCCATTGCTTGATTCCGATAATCGCAGCAATGGAGCGTTGATTGAAACCCTCGAAGGATTCTTTCGCTGCAACGGCAATCTCAGCGAGACGGCTCGTACCATGCACCTGCATAGAAATTCCCTGCTCTACAGGCTGGGACGCATCGAAGAATTATTGGGAAGATCTCTGGAAGACCCTGAATTGCGCCTGTCTTTGCAAATCGCGTTGAAGGTGCGTCATCTGTTCCCTGAAAACAAAAAGGATTCGTAA
- a CDS encoding ArgE/DapE family deacylase, producing MSEIVKLLRQLVAIDSINPDLVPGGAGEEKIARFIADWLQEAGLEVHWDEPAPGRPNVIGIARGTGGGRSLMLNAHMDTVGVAGMERPHDPYIQDNRLYGRGAYDMKGGLAAIMATGAAAKQLQLRGDVIITAVADEEYASIGTGSIVKRWHADAAIVTEPTDLNICVAHKGFIWFEVETSGVAAHGSLPEIGVDAIAKMGKVLAGLEELDQRLRSAPSHRLLKSGSVHASLIHGGQELSSYPKSCVLGVERRTIPGETKQQVESELPEIFERIAATDPNFKAAVKTLLARDAFEVSEDELIVQTLRRHAAAQLGEEPEIIGQFAWMDSAILSTAGIPTVIFGPGGEGAHAVIEWSDLEQVAKCAQILTAVAKEFCG from the coding sequence ATGAGTGAAATCGTCAAACTTTTACGTCAACTCGTCGCTATCGACTCCATCAATCCCGACCTCGTGCCTGGAGGAGCAGGCGAGGAAAAAATTGCCCGTTTCATAGCCGACTGGCTACAGGAGGCAGGTCTGGAAGTTCATTGGGACGAACCTGCGCCGGGACGCCCCAACGTCATCGGCATCGCTCGTGGTACGGGCGGCGGACGTTCACTTATGCTCAATGCCCATATGGATACCGTTGGAGTTGCCGGTATGGAGCGGCCTCACGATCCATATATACAGGACAACCGGCTCTATGGGCGTGGAGCCTATGATATGAAAGGCGGGCTTGCTGCTATCATGGCCACCGGTGCCGCCGCAAAACAACTGCAACTTCGTGGCGATGTTATCATTACAGCTGTCGCGGACGAGGAATATGCGAGCATCGGCACCGGTTCCATCGTCAAACGCTGGCACGCGGACGCCGCTATCGTGACGGAACCTACCGATTTAAATATTTGCGTTGCCCACAAGGGCTTCATCTGGTTCGAGGTAGAAACATCAGGCGTGGCGGCCCATGGCTCCCTGCCCGAAATAGGCGTCGATGCCATCGCCAAAATGGGCAAAGTTCTCGCCGGGCTGGAAGAACTTGATCAGAGGCTCCGTTCCGCTCCTTCTCATCGTCTTCTAAAAAGCGGCTCCGTACATGCTTCCCTGATTCACGGAGGGCAGGAACTCTCAAGCTATCCCAAAAGCTGCGTCTTAGGCGTGGAGCGGCGCACTATACCCGGCGAAACGAAGCAGCAGGTCGAGTCTGAGCTACCTGAAATTTTTGAACGAATAGCGGCAACCGATCCCAACTTCAAAGCCGCCGTCAAGACATTGCTTGCACGAGATGCGTTCGAAGTCTCGGAAGATGAACTTATCGTCCAGACTCTCCGCCGTCACGCAGCCGCTCAACTCGGCGAAGAGCCTGAGATAATCGGACAGTTTGCCTGGATGGATTCGGCCATCCTCTCGACTGCCGGTATACCAACTGTGATCTTTGGTCCAGGTGGAGAGGGTGCGCATGCCGTAATCGAATGGTCAGATCTTGAGCAAGTAGCAAAGTGCGCCCAGATTTTGACCGCCGTAGCAAAAGAGTTCTGCGGCTAA
- a CDS encoding SDR family oxidoreductase — protein MYAYQGKTALITGASSGIGTAFARILAAKGMHVILVARSEDKLRELANEIMGQFGVRAEVIAIDLGREGAAQDVYEEVQRRGLNVDLLINNAGFATHGRFETLDATRDHDEIMLNVIALVDLTHVFVPSMVSLREGAIINVASTAAFQPLPYMAVYGATKAFVVSFSVALAQEYRRRGIRVIVLCPGATATNFFNVVGTEDAAVGRKRTPQQVVTTALRALERGRSIAVDGRMNALLAALARLVPMSFSARMAALTMRPGRSGTRNKRSKAAV, from the coding sequence ATGTACGCTTATCAAGGTAAGACGGCTCTCATTACGGGGGCATCTTCGGGTATTGGCACGGCATTCGCGCGTATATTGGCGGCGAAAGGTATGCATGTCATTCTTGTGGCACGCAGCGAAGACAAGTTGCGCGAACTGGCAAACGAGATTATGGGACAGTTTGGAGTTCGCGCAGAGGTAATTGCTATCGACCTGGGACGTGAAGGTGCCGCGCAGGATGTATATGAGGAGGTACAGCGCAGAGGATTGAATGTTGATCTGCTCATCAATAATGCCGGTTTCGCCACGCATGGTCGTTTCGAGACGCTAGATGCGACGCGCGACCATGACGAAATCATGCTGAACGTTATCGCTCTCGTTGATCTGACACATGTATTCGTTCCATCGATGGTGTCACTTAGAGAAGGAGCGATTATCAATGTTGCCTCGACCGCGGCATTCCAACCACTCCCTTATATGGCTGTCTACGGGGCAACAAAGGCTTTTGTAGTCTCATTCTCTGTGGCTCTGGCCCAGGAGTATCGCCGGCGTGGGATTCGCGTGATCGTACTCTGCCCTGGAGCAACGGCAACTAATTTCTTCAATGTTGTGGGGACAGAGGATGCAGCGGTCGGACGGAAGCGTACACCGCAGCAGGTGGTAACAACAGCCCTACGAGCCCTGGAGCGCGGTCGGAGTATTGCAGTTGATGGACGTATGAATGCTCTACTTGCTGCGCTTGCACGCCTGGTCCCAATGTCCTTTTCGGCACGGATGGCTGCATTAACAATGAGACCGGGGAGAAGTGGAACGCGCAATAAGCGCAGTAAGGCCGCTGTATAA
- a CDS encoding AAA family ATPase gives MNNQRSIIQTIQTAQAPNGMTTRIIAIDGPGGAGKSSFAEQLSQQLGNAPILHTDDFASWENPLNWWPRLLRQVLEPLSHNETARYQRYDWVTKRLAEWHEIQPAGYLLLEGVSSSREAFRPYLTFSIWIETPRQERLQRGLQRDGEAARPQWEEWMAHEDEYIEREHPEQKADLVIDGTRPYDLSVLFSS, from the coding sequence ATGAATAATCAGAGAAGCATCATCCAGACAATCCAGACTGCACAGGCTCCGAATGGGATGACCACCAGGATTATCGCCATTGATGGTCCAGGCGGCGCGGGGAAAAGCTCGTTTGCCGAGCAGTTATCACAGCAATTAGGCAATGCACCTATTCTTCACACCGATGATTTTGCCAGTTGGGAGAATCCGCTCAACTGGTGGCCCCGCTTGCTCAGGCAAGTACTTGAGCCACTCTCTCACAATGAAACAGCGCGCTACCAACGCTATGATTGGGTCACAAAACGCCTGGCAGAGTGGCACGAAATACAGCCCGCCGGGTATCTTCTCCTTGAGGGAGTCTCTTCGTCAAGAGAGGCTTTTCGGCCATACCTCACATTCTCCATCTGGATTGAAACGCCACGCCAGGAGCGGCTACAGCGCGGTCTACAACGTGATGGGGAAGCTGCTCGTCCACAATGGGAGGAATGGATGGCACACGAGGATGAGTATATCGAGCGTGAGCACCCAGAACAAAAGGCAGACCTGGTGATTGACGGCACACGACCTTACGATCTATCAGTGCTTTTTAGCAGCTAG
- a CDS encoding cytochrome d ubiquinol oxidase subunit II — MNLIKLVTFLLWFVLIVYIILGGTALGMATWELFPPKEQGAQYRLFIHKAIGPTWEASHLLLIYLPFGLFLAYPFVYSVLSTVFLVPAILILVAIVLRVIALILLSINAMLSRLLRLVSLLALFLLGTIAGVIASGQIIFQQDQLVPVNLWNSYVIPFAVVMGAFVVALCSLQACLYLLVRAEEAENDTLIAALRSRSLIAVAVTTILALVGLILARADVPILWHGMIKQGIFLLVVTTFFWLWMVWSLFQEAYHRARNLMIIETALLLLWWGASQTPYLIPPHITIDYATVGPYNVLIALLIGSIIGLVCLFLAIRYHSHIFKSRGSEPSM, encoded by the coding sequence ATGAATCTCATTAAACTGGTTACTTTCCTGCTCTGGTTCGTGCTGATCGTGTATATCATTCTGGGCGGCACCGCCCTGGGCATGGCTACCTGGGAGCTCTTTCCTCCTAAAGAGCAGGGAGCGCAATATCGTCTTTTCATTCACAAAGCAATTGGCCCCACCTGGGAGGCAAGCCATCTGCTGCTCATTTACCTGCCATTTGGCCTGTTTCTGGCGTATCCATTTGTCTATTCAGTGCTATCAACAGTGTTCCTGGTACCAGCTATTCTCATCCTTGTTGCAATAGTCTTGCGCGTTATAGCTCTGATTCTCCTTTCAATTAACGCAATGTTGAGTCGGCTGTTGCGTTTGGTCAGTTTGCTGGCCCTTTTTCTGCTGGGAACAATAGCCGGAGTTATAGCGAGTGGGCAGATTATTTTCCAGCAAGATCAGCTCGTTCCTGTAAATCTATGGAACAGCTATGTGATTCCATTTGCGGTCGTGATGGGAGCTTTTGTAGTCGCGTTGTGTAGTTTACAGGCATGTCTGTATCTATTGGTAAGGGCTGAGGAGGCGGAGAATGATACACTGATAGCAGCGCTTCGCTCGCGTTCACTGATTGCTGTTGCTGTCACAACCATTCTCGCGCTAGTTGGGCTGATTCTGGCTCGCGCAGATGTCCCGATATTATGGCATGGCATGATCAAACAGGGCATCTTTCTACTGGTAGTGACAACATTTTTCTGGCTCTGGATGGTGTGGTCGCTCTTCCAGGAGGCATATCATCGCGCGCGCAATCTCATGATTATCGAAACCGCCCTACTACTGCTCTGGTGGGGCGCCTCACAAACACCATACCTGATTCCCCCTCATATCACAATCGATTATGCCACGGTAGGGCCGTACAATGTACTCATAGCTCTACTCATCGGCTCGATAATAGGCCTTGTATGCTTGTTTTTAGCGATCCGCTACCATTCGCACATTTTTAAAAGTAGGGGTTCAGAGCCTTCGATGTGA
- a CDS encoding WD40 repeat domain-containing protein, with amino-acid sequence MATESKMKDAQDHSQSNQARISRRTLLAALGGLVITGGVVGGFLYYPKPLIYTGHSDRVNALAWSPDGKKIASVSDDGTMQVWNAFTGERIFTYRNPVRDSIYEENSATLDVVAWSPDGRLIAVGSQEDTAVRIVNAGTGRDAFLCHATSYLRAVAWSPNGKYIAAGEVVDDNHQGHEVEVFDAADGRLIFAYKGHSIDVQAVAWSPDSTRVVSGSGDETTQAWDATTGANVVVYHHVFVPSKYDPRGEYDEPWCVAWSPDGKYIASGYFNTGSVQIWNASTGKLLLNFQGSEEPIFTVDWSPDGKLIVSAGAGFVPKVWDAMTGRVIYTYEGHTYPDGYYTVRSAKWSPDGKFIASASADKTVQVWQLP; translated from the coding sequence ATGGCAACAGAATCAAAAATGAAGGACGCTCAGGATCACTCACAATCGAATCAAGCGCGTATCTCGCGCCGGACTCTGCTAGCCGCGTTAGGCGGATTAGTCATCACCGGGGGCGTAGTTGGCGGCTTCCTGTATTATCCCAAACCCCTGATCTATACTGGCCACAGTGACCGCGTAAATGCCCTGGCATGGTCGCCGGATGGGAAAAAGATTGCTTCTGTTTCCGATGATGGCACCATGCAGGTATGGAACGCTTTCACAGGGGAGCGTATCTTTACTTACCGGAATCCAGTTCGTGACTCAATCTATGAAGAAAATTCTGCAACTTTAGACGTGGTAGCATGGTCGCCTGATGGCCGTTTGATAGCGGTAGGGTCGCAAGAGGATACGGCTGTTCGGATAGTGAATGCCGGAACAGGGAGGGATGCATTTCTATGTCATGCTACCTCTTATTTACGTGCAGTGGCCTGGTCTCCGAATGGAAAATACATTGCAGCCGGAGAAGTTGTGGACGATAATCATCAGGGTCATGAAGTGGAAGTGTTTGATGCGGCAGATGGGAGGCTCATTTTTGCCTATAAGGGTCATTCCATTGACGTGCAAGCAGTTGCATGGTCTCCCGACAGTACGCGTGTAGTCTCCGGTTCTGGAGATGAGACCACTCAGGCATGGGATGCGACGACAGGAGCGAATGTTGTGGTTTATCATCACGTTTTCGTTCCCAGTAAATATGATCCTCGTGGTGAATATGATGAGCCCTGGTGTGTAGCATGGTCACCAGATGGCAAATACATAGCTTCTGGCTATTTTAATACCGGTTCTGTACAAATCTGGAATGCCAGCACAGGAAAACTTTTGCTCAACTTTCAAGGGTCTGAGGAGCCAATTTTTACGGTAGACTGGTCTCCGGATGGGAAGCTGATTGTCTCGGCAGGAGCCGGGTTCGTACCAAAAGTCTGGGATGCTATGACAGGTAGAGTTATCTATACGTATGAAGGTCATACATACCCGGATGGCTATTATACCGTCCGGAGCGCGAAATGGTCGCCGGATGGAAAATTCATTGCCAGTGCGAGCGCTGATAAAACTGTACAGGTATGGCAATTGCCGTAG